Proteins encoded within one genomic window of Burkholderiaceae bacterium:
- a CDS encoding Z-ring-associated protein ZapA produces the protein MRQIEVQIMGQSYLLACPEGSEPSLLEAVERVDSAMCRIRDAGKVRARDRIAVLAALNLASEFSERSDAQAKAAASAAAKAAASAGDSADRDRRLVSLLDQLDAELADDGRLL, from the coding sequence ATGAGACAGATCGAAGTCCAGATCATGGGCCAGAGCTACCTGCTCGCCTGCCCCGAGGGCAGCGAGCCCAGCCTGCTGGAAGCGGTCGAGCGGGTCGATTCGGCGATGTGCAGGATTCGCGACGCGGGCAAGGTGCGCGCGCGCGACCGCATCGCCGTGCTGGCGGCGCTGAACCTCGCGTCCGAATTCTCCGAACGCAGCGACGCGCAGGCCAAGGCCGCCGCGAGCGCAGCGGCGAAGGCGGCCGCGTCCGCCGGCGACAGCGCGGACCGCGACCGGCGCCTCGTCTCGCTGCTCGACCAGCTCGACGCCGAACTGGCCGACGACGGGCGTTTGCTCTGA
- a CDS encoding Outer membrane vitamin B12 receptor BtuB, with the protein MIFPSRSARSLAPALFPSFLFATAIAAQAQSVPTLSPVVVTASRTEQQLQDALPATTVITRDDIARSHASDLPTLLDTVAGVQLAQTGGIGQPASVFMRGGNSNDTLVLIDGVPINNLTAGTASLEHIALSDIDHIEIVRGNVSAIYGSAALGGVIQIFTREAGAKPQLSISGQIGSYGLKQTDANGSVRLASGTSLAASAETINYKGFPAVDANQVPGALSVDDGTTRRALGFSLRQDLGGGNSVGLRLRDSRGTVQYDPLMSPDTRTFMTRYALGGAVLDGLFQLRPQWKLTAALTHSADKWDDTADHAGYFNSTSDGANAGLEWTFAQQQKLTGGVETTRQSVQSATLFTQTARTQNSLRLGYLGKFGDRAQHQLQINLRSDHYSDFGNANTGYLGYAYWLSESWRVKVSYSTGFNAPTFNQLYYPGFSNPNLQPERLKSGEMGLEWAANGQQFRAVLFRNDYSDLIALNSQFVPYNIGRARIDGVEFSYQGRFGATRLHADLTLQDPKDLATGNQLVRRARTLAHLGASRDIGAWTVGGELRYASSSPDSAYNVNTFMVTPATIPAYTVAVLTAGYRVDPEWTLFARLDNLFDSKYQTAYGYNQPGRGIYVGLRWQPTLR; encoded by the coding sequence ATGATTTTCCCTTCTCGAAGCGCGCGCTCTCTCGCGCCCGCCTTGTTTCCGTCGTTCCTGTTCGCCACCGCCATCGCCGCGCAGGCCCAGTCGGTACCGACGCTGTCGCCGGTCGTCGTCACCGCCAGTCGCACCGAGCAGCAGCTGCAGGACGCACTGCCCGCGACCACGGTGATCACCCGGGACGACATTGCGCGTTCTCACGCGAGCGACCTGCCGACGCTGCTTGATACCGTGGCCGGCGTGCAGCTCGCGCAGACCGGCGGCATCGGCCAGCCGGCCAGCGTGTTCATGCGCGGCGGCAACTCGAACGACACGCTGGTGCTGATCGACGGCGTGCCGATCAACAACCTGACCGCCGGCACCGCGTCGCTGGAGCACATTGCGCTGTCCGACATCGACCACATCGAGATCGTGCGCGGCAACGTGTCGGCGATCTACGGCAGCGCGGCGCTCGGCGGCGTGATTCAGATCTTCACGCGCGAAGCCGGCGCGAAGCCACAACTCAGCATCTCGGGCCAGATCGGCTCGTATGGGCTGAAGCAGACCGACGCGAACGGCTCGGTCCGGCTCGCGTCGGGCACGAGTCTGGCAGCCAGCGCCGAGACGATCAACTACAAGGGCTTTCCGGCGGTCGATGCAAACCAGGTGCCGGGCGCGCTGTCGGTCGACGACGGCACCACGCGCCGCGCGCTCGGCTTCTCGCTGCGGCAGGACCTGGGCGGCGGCAACAGCGTGGGCCTGCGCTTGCGCGACTCGCGCGGCACCGTGCAGTACGACCCTTTGATGAGCCCCGACACCCGGACCTTCATGACCCGCTATGCGCTGGGCGGCGCGGTGCTCGACGGCCTGTTCCAGCTGCGGCCGCAGTGGAAACTGACCGCGGCGCTGACCCACAGCGCCGACAAATGGGACGACACCGCCGACCACGCGGGCTATTTCAACTCGACCAGCGACGGCGCGAACGCCGGCCTCGAATGGACCTTCGCGCAGCAGCAGAAGCTGACCGGCGGCGTCGAGACCACGCGCCAGAGCGTGCAGAGCGCCACGCTGTTCACGCAGACCGCGCGCACGCAGAACAGCCTGCGGCTGGGCTACCTCGGAAAATTCGGCGACCGCGCGCAGCACCAGCTGCAGATCAACCTGCGCTCGGATCACTACAGCGACTTCGGCAACGCGAACACCGGCTACCTCGGCTACGCGTACTGGCTGAGCGAGAGCTGGCGCGTGAAGGTTTCATACTCCACCGGGTTCAATGCGCCGACGTTCAACCAGCTGTACTACCCCGGCTTCAGCAACCCGAACCTGCAGCCGGAGCGGCTCAAGTCCGGTGAGATGGGTCTGGAGTGGGCGGCCAACGGCCAGCAGTTCCGCGCGGTGCTGTTCCGCAACGACTACAGCGACCTGATCGCGCTGAATAGCCAGTTCGTGCCGTACAACATCGGCCGCGCCCGCATCGACGGGGTCGAGTTCAGCTACCAGGGCCGGTTCGGCGCGACCCGGCTGCACGCGGACCTGACGCTGCAGGACCCGAAGGACCTCGCCACCGGCAATCAGCTCGTGCGCCGTGCTCGCACGCTGGCGCACCTGGGCGCGAGCCGCGACATCGGCGCCTGGACTGTCGGCGGCGAACTGCGCTATGCGTCGAGCAGCCCGGACAGCGCGTACAACGTCAACACCTTCATGGTGACGCCGGCGACGATTCCCGCGTACACGGTCGCGGTGCTGACGGCCGGCTACCGGGTCGATCCGGAATGGACACTGTTCGCCAGGCTCGACAACCTGTTCGACAGCAAGTACCAGACCGCCTACGGCTACAACCAGCCGGGGCGCGGCATCTATGTCGGCCTGCGCTGGCAACCCACGCTCCGATAA
- a CDS encoding ABC transporter, substrate-binding protein (cluster 8, B12/iron complex), whose product MNAASLTGPDDSGPNSATWPDGPRRIVCLTEETTEWLYLLGEQDRIVGISGYTVRPRRARDEKPRVSAFTSAKIDKILALEPDCVFGFSDLQADIAAALIRHGVQVTVFNQRSVAQIFQMLAQVAAIVGASARGNDLLLQMKERLARIEAAGETLARQRGRRPRVYFEEWDEPAISAIRWVAELVRIAGGDDCFPELAAEPMGKNRIIADPAEIVRRAPDIVIGSWCGKKFRPEKVAARPGWDRVPAVRDGQLFEIRSTDILQPGPAALTDGALQLHRIVRQWSAAHG is encoded by the coding sequence ATGAACGCGGCATCGCTGACCGGGCCTGATGACTCGGGGCCGAACAGTGCGACCTGGCCCGACGGCCCGCGGCGCATCGTCTGCCTGACCGAGGAAACGACCGAATGGCTGTACCTGCTCGGCGAGCAGGACCGCATCGTCGGCATTTCGGGCTACACGGTGCGCCCGCGCCGCGCGCGCGACGAAAAGCCCCGGGTCAGCGCGTTCACCAGCGCGAAGATCGACAAGATCCTCGCGCTCGAGCCCGACTGCGTGTTCGGCTTCTCGGACCTGCAGGCCGACATCGCGGCCGCGCTGATCCGCCACGGCGTGCAGGTCACGGTGTTCAACCAGCGCAGCGTCGCGCAGATCTTCCAGATGCTCGCGCAGGTCGCTGCAATCGTCGGCGCATCCGCTCGTGGCAATGACTTGTTGCTACAAATGAAGGAGCGGCTCGCCCGGATCGAAGCGGCAGGGGAGACGCTGGCGCGGCAGCGAGGGCGCCGGCCGCGCGTCTATTTCGAGGAGTGGGACGAACCGGCGATCAGCGCAATCCGCTGGGTCGCGGAGCTGGTCCGCATCGCCGGCGGTGACGACTGCTTTCCCGAACTCGCGGCGGAGCCTATGGGTAAGAACCGCATCATTGCCGATCCGGCGGAGATCGTGCGCCGCGCGCCCGACATCGTGATCGGTTCCTGGTGCGGCAAGAAGTTCCGGCCCGAGAAGGTCGCCGCGCGGCCCGGCTGGGATCGGGTGCCTGCGGTGCGCGATGGACAACTGTTCGAGATCCGCTCCACCGACATCCTGCAGCCCGGCCCGGCCGCGTTGACCGACGGCGCCCTGCAGTTGCACCGCATCGTCCGGCAGTGGAGCGCGGCGCATGGTTGA